A DNA window from Cobetia marina contains the following coding sequences:
- the pqiB gene encoding intermembrane transport protein PqiB has translation MSDDSRARRESRRRLSPIWIVPIVALLIGAWMVWHNIASRGPQITIEMETAEGIEAGKTLIKTRNVEVGKVESVRLSDNLDKTIVTARMSKDSERMLNEDTRLWVVKPRIGREGISGLNTVLSGAYIQLQPGDSREEADHFVALEQPPVTTQDAKGLRIDLTSNDGSVLSDGDPVTYEGFVVGRVESSEFRPSEKEMHYTLYIDSPYNELVTSTTRFWSTSGVSLRLDSQGLQVDVGSLESVLSGGVAFGIPEDLPRGRPVVENTSFTLYSDQEEAREGSFHQAIDYVIMVDDTVRGLSRGAPVEFRGVRLGTVVSVPYRLTHQRVRTLSSFEIPVLIRIEPERLEGQVDDEGVKQWEKRLERLFKRGLRATLKSGNLLTGALFVDLDFYDNPPPYKTDTFDDIEVMPSVSGGLAQMEAKLNALLDKLNGLDIEPVLGNLNKTLSASESLVKRLDKTAGHVDALLGSDEVQKLPSDISTSLDNLNRTLDGLTPESSAYRKLEGDLERLDRVLKKAEPLLDTLEKNPSSLIFDKPTTRDPIPRAQ, from the coding sequence ATGAGTGATGACTCTCGTGCGCGTCGTGAAAGCCGACGCCGTCTTTCGCCGATCTGGATCGTCCCGATCGTGGCATTGCTGATCGGTGCCTGGATGGTGTGGCACAACATCGCCAGCCGTGGCCCGCAGATCACCATCGAGATGGAGACGGCAGAAGGTATCGAGGCCGGCAAGACCTTGATCAAGACCCGTAACGTCGAGGTCGGCAAGGTCGAATCCGTACGCCTGTCGGACAACCTCGACAAGACCATCGTCACGGCACGCATGTCCAAGGACAGCGAGCGCATGCTCAATGAGGACACGCGTCTGTGGGTGGTCAAGCCGCGTATCGGACGCGAAGGCATCAGTGGTCTGAATACCGTGCTGTCAGGCGCCTACATCCAGCTGCAGCCCGGCGACAGTCGCGAGGAAGCCGACCACTTCGTGGCGCTGGAGCAACCTCCGGTCACGACCCAGGACGCCAAGGGGCTGCGCATCGACTTGACCAGCAATGATGGCAGCGTGCTGTCCGATGGCGACCCCGTCACCTACGAGGGCTTCGTCGTGGGGCGCGTGGAATCCAGCGAGTTCCGCCCCAGCGAGAAGGAAATGCATTACACCCTGTACATCGACTCGCCCTACAACGAGCTGGTGACCTCGACCACGCGCTTCTGGTCCACCAGCGGTGTCAGCCTGCGCCTGGACTCCCAGGGGCTTCAGGTGGACGTGGGGTCACTGGAAAGCGTACTGAGCGGCGGGGTCGCCTTCGGCATCCCCGAGGACCTGCCGCGTGGCCGCCCTGTGGTGGAGAACACCTCCTTCACCCTGTATTCCGATCAGGAAGAGGCCCGTGAAGGCAGCTTCCATCAGGCCATCGACTACGTGATCATGGTCGACGACACCGTGCGCGGCCTGTCGCGTGGCGCACCGGTGGAATTCCGCGGCGTGCGACTGGGCACGGTGGTCAGCGTGCCCTACCGCCTGACCCATCAGCGGGTACGCACGCTCTCCAGCTTCGAGATTCCCGTGCTGATTCGCATCGAACCGGAACGCCTCGAGGGTCAGGTCGATGATGAAGGCGTCAAGCAGTGGGAGAAGCGACTGGAGCGACTGTTCAAGCGTGGTCTGCGCGCGACGCTCAAGTCCGGCAACCTGCTGACCGGTGCCTTGTTCGTCGACCTGGACTTCTATGACAATCCACCGCCGTACAAGACCGATACCTTCGATGACATCGAGGTCATGCCCAGCGTGTCAGGCGGCCTCGCGCAGATGGAAGCCAAGCTCAATGCGCTGCTCGACAAGCTCAATGGCCTGGACATCGAGCCTGTACTGGGCAATCTCAACAAGACCCTGTCAGCCTCCGAGAGCCTGGTGAAGCGTCTCGACAAGACCGCCGGCCATGTCGATGCCCTGTTGGGTTCCGATGAGGTACAGAAGCTGCCGAGCGACATCAGCACCAGCCTCGACAACCTCAATCGCACCCTGGATGGCCTGACACCGGAGTCTTCTGCCTATCGCAAGCTGGAGGGAGACCTCGAGCGCCTGGACCGCGTGCTCAAGAAGGCCGAGCCGCTGCTCGACACGCTGGAGAAGAATCCCTCAAGCCTGATCTTCGACAAACCGACGACCCGTGATCCGATTCCGAGGGCCCAATGA